One stretch of Heptranchias perlo isolate sHepPer1 chromosome 29, sHepPer1.hap1, whole genome shotgun sequence DNA includes these proteins:
- the dda1 gene encoding DET1- and DDB1-associated protein 1 — MGGRRLVTWSGADANGPAQPNPAAGRTGLIDGNGVHSASALWPPAARGPMRGGGGRARAGEQVWVKAQSDAELGKMNRRPSVYLPTREYPSEQIIVTEKTNILLRYLHQQWDKKNAAKKRDQEQVDIEGESSAPPRKIARTDSQDMIEDT; from the exons ATGGGCGGGCGCCGTCTGGTCACGTGGTCCGGCGCCGACGCCAACGGGCCGGCGCAACCGAACCCGGCGGCCGGAAGGACGGGATTGATTGACGGGAACGGCGTCCATTCAGCCAGCGCGTTATGGCCGCCTGCTGCGCGCGGACCAATGCGCGGCGGCGGGGGGCGGGCCCGCGCGGGGGAGCAGGTTTGGGTGAAGGCGCAGAGTGATGCGGAGCTGGGCAAGATG AATAGAAGACCGTCTGTGTACCTCCCAACGCGAGAATACCCATCGGAACAGA TCATCGTGACAGAAAAGACCAATATATTGCTTCGGTACCTCCATCAACAATGGGACAAAAAG AATGCGGCGAAGAAAAGGGACCAAGAGCAAGTGGACATTGAAGGGGAGAGCTCAGCCCCACCACGCAAAATCGCTCGGACCGACAGCCAGGACATGATTGAAGACACTTAG